A region of Chloroflexaceae bacterium DNA encodes the following proteins:
- the gltX gene encoding glutamate--tRNA ligase, which produces MIEITPPVRVRFAPSPTGYLHIGGVRTALFNWLFARHYGGQFILRIEDTDEKRYVPGAADDIMASLRWVGIEWDEGPDIGGPYGPYIQSLRFDQGIYQVYSEQLLESGHAYMSFTTEEELARLRAEAEMRGVKAFRFRGPERDWPLERQRELAATGKPYTIRLKTPLTGQTTFTDLVRGAEGITVQNDQLQDIVLIKTSGMPVYHFAHLVDDHLMRITHVLRAEEWVPSTPYHVLLYQAFGWEPPVFAHLPVILRQDGKGKLSKRKDDVATNRFWERGYLPEAMMNYLALQGWSYDDKTEIMSREELIERFTIDRVQASPARWNPEKLRDMNGIYIRKLAPEDLAERLLPFLVAAGLIGDPPSEAERAYVVRLVPLIHERLEELSEAPGLLEFFFREPRPGSEGYAPASLVPKGLDAAQTAAMLQAAHATLRDLEPWTPEALEAALRDLCARLERKPGQLFGALRVAVSGRTVAPPLFDMLAALGRDRTLARLDAAIAGLG; this is translated from the coding sequence ATGATTGAGATTACCCCTCCGGTTCGGGTGCGTTTCGCCCCCAGTCCCACCGGCTACCTGCACATTGGCGGCGTGCGCACCGCCCTGTTTAACTGGCTTTTCGCCCGTCACTACGGCGGGCAGTTCATCCTGCGCATCGAGGATACCGATGAGAAGCGCTATGTGCCCGGCGCCGCCGATGATATTATGGCCTCCCTGCGCTGGGTCGGCATCGAGTGGGACGAAGGCCCCGATATCGGCGGCCCGTATGGCCCCTACATCCAGTCGCTGCGCTTCGACCAGGGCATCTACCAGGTGTACAGCGAGCAGTTGCTCGAGTCGGGCCACGCCTATATGTCCTTCACCACTGAGGAGGAGCTGGCCCGGCTCCGTGCCGAAGCCGAGATGCGCGGCGTCAAGGCTTTCCGCTTCCGCGGCCCCGAACGCGACTGGCCCCTCGAACGGCAGCGCGAACTGGCCGCTACCGGCAAACCTTACACCATCCGCCTTAAAACGCCCCTGACGGGCCAGACCACCTTCACCGATCTGGTGCGCGGCGCCGAAGGCATTACGGTACAGAACGATCAGTTGCAGGATATTGTCCTGATCAAGACCAGCGGCATGCCCGTTTACCACTTCGCCCATCTGGTGGACGATCATCTGATGCGCATCACCCACGTGCTGCGGGCCGAGGAGTGGGTGCCCTCCACGCCCTATCACGTGTTGCTCTACCAGGCGTTCGGCTGGGAACCGCCCGTCTTCGCCCATCTGCCGGTGATCCTGCGCCAGGACGGAAAGGGCAAGCTCTCCAAGCGCAAAGATGATGTGGCCACCAATCGGTTCTGGGAGCGCGGCTACCTGCCCGAGGCGATGATGAATTACCTGGCTCTTCAGGGATGGAGCTATGACGATAAAACCGAGATTATGAGCCGCGAGGAGTTGATCGAGCGGTTCACCATCGATCGGGTCCAGGCCAGCCCCGCCCGCTGGAACCCGGAGAAGCTGCGCGATATGAATGGCATCTATATCCGCAAGCTCGCTCCCGAGGATCTCGCGGAACGTCTCCTGCCCTTCCTGGTCGCCGCCGGGCTGATTGGCGATCCGCCCTCCGAGGCCGAGCGCGCCTATGTGGTGCGCCTCGTGCCCTTGATCCACGAGCGGCTGGAGGAGTTGAGCGAGGCCCCCGGCCTGCTCGAGTTCTTCTTCCGTGAGCCGCGGCCCGGCTCCGAGGGCTACGCCCCGGCTTCGCTCGTTCCTAAAGGGCTGGACGCCGCCCAGACCGCGGCGATGCTGCAAGCCGCCCACGCCACCCTGCGCGACCTGGAACCCTGGACCCCCGAGGCCCTGGAGGCGGCGCTGCGTGACCTGTGCGCGCGCCTGGAGCGCAAGCCCGGCCAGCTCTTCGGGGCGCTGCGCGTGGCCGTCTCCGGCCGCACCGTCGCCCCGCCCCTCTTCGATATGCTCGCCGCCCTCGGTCGCGATCGCACGCTGGCCCGCCTTGATGCCGCCATCGCGGGGCTGGGGTGA